In Planctomycetia bacterium, the sequence GCGCGAGTAGCTGAATGGCCCGGGTACAACGACAGGCCTGGCATCGTACTGCTTCATGGCCTGCTTGGCCTGATCGTGCAAGACATCCTGATGTACCACGAGCAGTTCCAGTCGGGACCAGGTCGATTTCTCACGCAGACTGGCTAGGCAACGTTGCAAGTGCGATGCACCATCGGAAGCGATCCGTTTGCCGGCACTGGGAATAATAATGCTGATCAGATCCTGGGAAGTGGATTCTGGCGCAGGCAGCATCCGCGAAGCGGCATCCTGCACAACAATGCGGGCTGTATCAATCTGGTAAGCGGCGGGGTGATAATCATCTGCCAGGCGTTCGTGAACGAGTTGAATCGACGGGGTGACAACCGAACGTTGCTTCTGGTGCAACAGAACACGAGGCACCTGGGTAAGTTGATGTCCGGAAGTCAGCACTCGCAGCATGTATTCTGCAACGAGTGCACCGTCATAACTGGGGTTGAAGCCGCCAAGCTTTTGCAGAGTGGGTCCATGGATTGCCACTGCCTGACCAATTAACTCAGGTTGCTGGCAGAGTGTTTCCAGATGAAACATTGGCTTGAACAGAGGTTGTTTCAGAAGTGTATGATTCGCCTGTATATCCTCATCGGCATAGAGCACCGCACTGGGTGGCGTGATCCTGGCTGCTTCAAGATATTGTAGGCAGGTATCCGGCTCTAAAAGATCGCCCGGCTGCAAAGGAACTATCCAGTCTGCACTGGTTTCCTGAACACACTGGTTAAGCAGCCCCGCCAGGCCACGATCAGGACGAGTCGCCATGCCAGTGATTCGTTCTCGATGAGGCTGCCATTCGGAATGATTCAGCCAGCGATCAAGGATGGAAGATGGAGCTGCCAGGTACAGATGCCAGGGACTTTCATACTGTGCGAGGAGGCTTTGCCAGGTTGACAGGATATCTTCCTGGTCATGTTCCTCATTCAGTTTGATAAAGTAAACCAGTTTCTCGCTACCTGTACGATGCTGCAGTATGAGTTGCTGCAGTCCATTCCTATCCGGTCTTTGGCTACATAGCCATTCTAGGTACGGGGTCTGAATTCTCTCATGTTGCCTGATTGTTCTATCCAGACACCAGCGTGAGATCGAAGATGCGGCCCAGACTTCGCCGAGCGTTTTCAGTGGTTGATGCAGCAGGTCACGCAAAAGCAGCCCAAGCCCCCTGCCTGCAACTTGTACAGGATGGCGGGGGAGAATGGAGAAATGTTCGATAACCACTTCTTTGCCTGGCGGTATTATCGTCAGTTGACATCGCCGAACAGGATGATGGAAATAGGCATGGAGTGACAGGCTTTGCCAGCCAGATATCGGGAAGCCCAGTTTGACAACATGTTGATCACAGAATCCATGTCCGTAATCAAGTGACAGGATGGCATATTGTCCTTGTTGCATTTGCCCCGTCACAGAAACGACATGCCAGCCGGCAGAAAATGTGGCTGCCCATTCAAATGCAGGTGCGGGACCGTTGACTTTCCAATGGAATGGACCAAATGGCTCGACATCCTGTTTCTGGCTATTCAATAGCAGATTGCATGATGGAGAGGAACGCAGGGAACGACCTGGATTTTCCCGCTGCCACCTTTCCCAGCGTAATGCCAATTGCTGGTGATGAAGCAGTTGTTTCTGCTCTGTTGCCTGTCTTTGAGCCTGTTCAAGTGCTTGCCTGTCGACCGCACGCTGATGGTGTTCCTTGACAAACTGTGACAATTGTTTGGCCAGAACTCGTGTTGCATCATAAGTGGAGTTGCCACGGCTTAACTGATTCTCTTTTTTCCACAATTGCATTGCCTGGTTCTTGTCGGCATTTGACTTGAATGCTGCAAAAATGTTGCGATAGGGTGGTTCCTGGATAAAAGCCCGGAAGGGACGCAGGTTAAGCATCTCATTGAAACGACGTGTCAGTTCCTGGTCACCCCGTTCGAAAATCTGCTCTGTCGCCAGTAAGAGTGGAAGCCACTCTGCTAGGGGGGAATTCTGAAATCGATGACAGGTCAGTCCCAGTGTATCGCACAATGATTCGACTTCCTGACGAGTCGGCCAGCCAAACCGGGCATGTTCTTCGAGCCATGGATGAACCCGGCCATGGCGAGCCTGAAAATCGGCATCAGCCCGGGCTTCTCGCGATTGCACACGATTGCCAGCCGGACAGGAAAAGAGAATGCCTTGCGAAGCGACACGGGCCCATTCGCCCATCGCAAACGTTCTGTCTTCCGACGGAATGTGTTCCAACACTTCCATCGCCACGGTAAAGTCAAAGGAATCATCTTCGAACGGGAAGGCGGCATCCTTTTCGAGCGTGATGTATGTTCCCAGATCGCCAGCGAGCATCGGCTCCAGGTCAGCCCGGACAATTTCTACTGGTAATGGTGCCAGGAATGCAGGTAGCAGATGCAGGGAATGGCTACCTACTTCAAGCAATCGAACTGGTCGATTCAATTCCGCAATCAGCGGACGCAGCAGCAATGTGACGGCAGCATAACGATGAAACTGGTCAAAATCGATCTGTAACAATTGGCGGGGCAGCGGCATTCGGTGCGTCCTTGCACGGTTCTCTGGCGAGTCATCAGGATGCCAGTGTACGCACCGAAACAGGCTCGGCAAACAGACCATGGATGACACGACCAGGCTTCGGATCGTGTACATGCAGAAACATGGCCTGATCTATCCAGTCGAGACAGACCGGCTGCGCAGGATCATCCACCAGACCCAGACACAGCGTATAGGTTCCGGGGCGAAGATGCAAGCCGAAGCGGAACTCTATCGTCGTCTCATTTCCTGCTGTGCCTGTCAGAGAGATCCCTGCGTTGTAAGTGTTTTCACCCATGAGTTCCGTGCCAAATTGATCGCGGAGATAAAACCCCAAAACCGGTTTTCGCATCGACTGATGAAACTTCACCTTAACGCATAGTGTCTGTTCACTGTCCAGCCATAGCTGTTGATGCCGTGTGGTTTTTTCCGGGCAGGAGAATTTATTACTGTCTGACCAGTGCCAGGAAAGAATTTCTGCCTGCCGGTTGCCATGACGATAAATCGAACCAGAGGTGGGGATGGGCAATGCCTCTTTCTGGCCGCGATCCGCAAGCAGATGGGCGACATACCAGTTGCAAACAGGCTCGGCGGGACCGGACTGCACCAGCCTGCCCTGATCAAGAACATGCACGGTTTCGCAAAGCCGTTTGGTGGTTCCCAGGTCGTGCGTCACAAGAAGGATCGTAACCCCCTGTTCCCGCAGTTGCTGAATGCGTCGCATGCATTTCTGCTGAAAGTGCAGATCGCCGACAGCCAATGCTTCATCCACCAGCAGGATGTCAGGATCTATGCTGATGGCAATGCTGAATCCCAGACGCAAGATCATGCCACTGGAATAGGTACGCAGAGGTCGATCAAGAGCCTCGGCCAGTTCGCTGAATCGGGCAATCTGCTCCGATTTATCAAGAATCTCTTCTTCGGAGAGTCCCAGAATGGAAGCCTGCAGGCGTACATTTTCCCATCCGCTGAATTCGGGATGAAAGCCACTGCCTAGCTCCAACAGGGCTGCAACCCGGCCATGTACTGCCAAGCTGCCTGTGCTGGGATTCAGGGTGCCGGCGATCAACTGCAGCAGTGTTGATTTACCTGATCCGTTCGCGCCGAGGATGCCTGTCGTCTGGCCTCTCGGAATATGCAGGTTGAGAGGTTGCAGTGCCCAGTGTTCGGAATAGTATTTTCTCCTTCCGCCTCTGAACCATTGCCTGATCCGATCCCATTGGCGGGTGTAACGGTGATAGCATTTGCCCAGCTGGTGCGCACGAATCGCAGTCTGGTCTATCATTAAGACCTCAGCGGGTTGAGCCTGGATGCTCTTGTTGAGAATTCGTGTTGTTGGATTTGCCAGCTTCATGCTTAAACCACATCTGCCATATCAGGTCGGGTACGTGTAAAGACGAAACTGCCCAGGTTCCAGGCTATCAGGCAATTTACCAGGCAGAGAACCCAGGCCCAGAGCGGTGGACTGGCCGTGTGCAACAGGGCAGAGCGCATTCCCTCCACCAGCACGGTGAGAGGATTCAGCCAGAACAGTGTCTGCCAGGCTGTGGGCACAACGTCCAGTGGATACAGAATCGGAGACAGAAACAAGAGCAGCGGACAAAGCGCCTGCATCATGGGCTGCAGATCGCGCAGGAAGGTTCCAATTCCTGCCAGCAGCCAGGCTGTTCCCTGCAGGAAAAGCATCAGCAGAAACAGGTTGATGATCAAGACTGGCACATGGGGTAGTTCCCCCGTAATCCAGACGGCGCCAACACCAACTGCAGACAAGGAGATGCCCAAGGGAACCAGGCTGGTGCCAACCAGCATGACGGGCAGAACCTCCAGTGGGAAGACTACTTTCTTCACCAGGTTGGGTTGAGCGAGTATCACGGAGGGGGCACGTTGCAGGATTTCAGCGAGTGTGTTAAAGACAGCTAGTCCAGTCCAGACGAGGAGAGGAAATTCGATGCCTTCGCGACCAGGCCAGCGCTGTTTCAGGATTAAGCCAAATACCAGAGTATAGACAGCTACTGCAAATAAGGGCAGGCAGACAGCCCACAAGGTGCCCAGCAGCGAACCCCGATAACGTCCCACCACTTCACGACGGATCAGTTGCTGAATCAGATTACGACGATGCCAGAGTCGCATACGCCAAGGCAGGGCGTCCTGCCATCGG encodes:
- a CDS encoding ABC transporter permease produces the protein MVVQIRTAERPPRWQDALPWRMRLWHRRNLIQQLIRREVVGRYRGSLLGTLWAVCLPLFAVAVYTLVFGLILKQRWPGREGIEFPLLVWTGLAVFNTLAEILQRAPSVILAQPNLVKKVVFPLEVLPVMLVGTSLVPLGISLSAVGVGAVWITGELPHVPVLIINLFLLMLFLQGTAWLLAGIGTFLRDLQPMMQALCPLLLFLSPILYPLDVVPTAWQTLFWLNPLTVLVEGMRSALLHTASPPLWAWVLCLVNCLIAWNLGSFVFTRTRPDMADVV
- a CDS encoding ABC transporter ATP-binding protein — protein: MKLANPTTRILNKSIQAQPAEVLMIDQTAIRAHQLGKCYHRYTRQWDRIRQWFRGGRRKYYSEHWALQPLNLHIPRGQTTGILGANGSGKSTLLQLIAGTLNPSTGSLAVHGRVAALLELGSGFHPEFSGWENVRLQASILGLSEEEILDKSEQIARFSELAEALDRPLRTYSSGMILRLGFSIAISIDPDILLVDEALAVGDLHFQQKCMRRIQQLREQGVTILLVTHDLGTTKRLCETVHVLDQGRLVQSGPAEPVCNWYVAHLLADRGQKEALPIPTSGSIYRHGNRQAEILSWHWSDSNKFSCPEKTTRHQQLWLDSEQTLCVKVKFHQSMRKPVLGFYLRDQFGTELMGENTYNAGISLTGTAGNETTIEFRFGLHLRPGTYTLCLGLVDDPAQPVCLDWIDQAMFLHVHDPKPGRVIHGLFAEPVSVRTLAS
- a CDS encoding glycosyltransferase — its product is MPLPRQLLQIDFDQFHRYAAVTLLLRPLIAELNRPVRLLEVGSHSLHLLPAFLAPLPVEIVRADLEPMLAGDLGTYITLEKDAAFPFEDDSFDFTVAMEVLEHIPSEDRTFAMGEWARVASQGILFSCPAGNRVQSREARADADFQARHGRVHPWLEEHARFGWPTRQEVESLCDTLGLTCHRFQNSPLAEWLPLLLATEQIFERGDQELTRRFNEMLNLRPFRAFIQEPPYRNIFAAFKSNADKNQAMQLWKKENQLSRGNSTYDATRVLAKQLSQFVKEHHQRAVDRQALEQAQRQATEQKQLLHHQQLALRWERWQRENPGRSLRSSPSCNLLLNSQKQDVEPFGPFHWKVNGPAPAFEWAATFSAGWHVVSVTGQMQQGQYAILSLDYGHGFCDQHVVKLGFPISGWQSLSLHAYFHHPVRRCQLTIIPPGKEVVIEHFSILPRHPVQVAGRGLGLLLRDLLHQPLKTLGEVWAASSISRWCLDRTIRQHERIQTPYLEWLCSQRPDRNGLQQLILQHRTGSEKLVYFIKLNEEHDQEDILSTWQSLLAQYESPWHLYLAAPSSILDRWLNHSEWQPHRERITGMATRPDRGLAGLLNQCVQETSADWIVPLQPGDLLEPDTCLQYLEAARITPPSAVLYADEDIQANHTLLKQPLFKPMFHLETLCQQPELIGQAVAIHGPTLQKLGGFNPSYDGALVAEYMLRVLTSGHQLTQVPRVLLHQKQRSVVTPSIQLVHERLADDYHPAAYQIDTARIVVQDAASRMLPAPESTSQDLISIIIPSAGKRIASDGASHLQRCLASLREKSTWSRLELLVVHQDVLHDQAKQAMKQYDARPVVVPGPFSYSRNINHAARVAQGEYLLLLNDDIEIITPDWLQQMMRFAHYEVGAIGSKLLFPTGQLQHVGISLSNGIPMHPYYGRSQEDGYFDCCHSPRNCLAVTAACMLTNWTAFEKLQGFDESFELNYNDVDYCLRLWQAGYRVVINPRVELYHYEAMRRDGRAAYRPDELRRFQQRWNPIYPHDPFLRLSPGEEIC